From Burkholderia sp. WP9, a single genomic window includes:
- a CDS encoding xanthine dehydrogenase family protein molybdopterin-binding subunit has product MLKRRTFLLGGAGAVGALLVGWSVLPPGQRLTTSMPLPAQGTQVALNGWVKIAADNSVTIMMCKAEMGQGIHTGLAMLLAEELDADWSQVRVENSPIDKIYNSVQNIIDDLPFRPDDDSAIKRTIVWMTRKVVREAGTMMTGGSSSINDLWTPMREAGASARAMLIGAAAAQWKVPAGECRVESGQVLHPSGHKASFGELSSMAAQQPLPRQVALKNPADFKLIGKPLRRIEAASKINGTARFGIDALPDGLLYASVVMCPTLGGTVAKFDATPAASMPGFIKAFAVAPYNGGTGGIAVIADNPFRAMNAVTAINVDWHDGPAAKLSNAEVDRRLAQALDDGDGHAYYHLGDVDAALSRAARTISAEYRAPYLAHGAVEPPNCTVQVTDGSATVWVSTQVPALARHHVAKVLDIEPDKVDVQMLLLGGAFGRRLELDFIAQAAAIARQGGGRPVQTLWSRAEDFTHDFYRPACVSRLKAGIDNNGKLLAWQATSASQAIVPESLARYYGVPRIPIDKTTCEGAFDQPYEWPAARVAHKIVDLPVPVGFWRSVGHSHQAFFTEGFTDELAAATGQDPIAFRAALLAQHPRHLAVLKRAAVLSDWGHPLTHAADGARRARGVALHEAFGSVVAQVVEVSIGPDKRIRVHRVVCVIDCGMPVNPNLIRQQMESAIVFGLSTALQDEITLINGQVQQKNFRDFPVVRINDCPAIDTDIMPSQMHPQGVGEPGVPPVAPAVANAVFALTGQRLRSLPLRLA; this is encoded by the coding sequence ATGTTAAAGCGCAGAACCTTCCTGCTCGGCGGCGCCGGCGCTGTCGGCGCGCTGCTGGTCGGCTGGTCGGTGCTGCCGCCGGGGCAGCGTTTGACCACGTCCATGCCGCTGCCGGCGCAAGGCACGCAGGTGGCGCTCAACGGCTGGGTCAAGATCGCCGCCGACAACAGCGTGACGATCATGATGTGCAAGGCGGAAATGGGACAGGGCATTCACACTGGCCTCGCCATGTTGCTTGCCGAAGAACTGGACGCCGACTGGTCGCAGGTGCGGGTCGAAAACTCGCCTATCGACAAGATCTACAACAGCGTGCAGAACATCATCGACGACCTGCCGTTTCGCCCCGACGACGATAGCGCCATTAAACGCACTATCGTCTGGATGACCCGCAAGGTGGTGCGCGAAGCTGGCACGATGATGACGGGTGGTTCGTCCAGCATCAACGACCTTTGGACGCCGATGCGCGAGGCCGGCGCCTCGGCCCGCGCCATGCTGATCGGCGCCGCGGCAGCGCAATGGAAAGTGCCTGCCGGCGAATGTCGCGTCGAAAGCGGTCAGGTGCTGCACCCCTCGGGGCATAAGGCGAGCTTCGGCGAATTGTCGTCGATGGCGGCGCAGCAACCGTTGCCGCGCCAGGTGGCGCTCAAAAATCCCGCCGACTTCAAGCTGATCGGCAAACCGTTACGCCGTATCGAAGCGGCGTCGAAGATCAACGGCACGGCGCGCTTCGGTATCGACGCGCTTCCCGACGGTCTGCTCTACGCGAGCGTCGTCATGTGCCCGACGTTGGGCGGCACGGTCGCGAAGTTTGATGCAACGCCGGCGGCCAGCATGCCGGGCTTCATCAAGGCGTTTGCCGTCGCGCCCTACAACGGTGGAACCGGCGGCATCGCGGTGATCGCGGACAACCCGTTTCGGGCGATGAACGCGGTCACCGCCATCAACGTGGATTGGCACGACGGCCCGGCGGCAAAGCTGTCTAACGCGGAGGTGGACCGTCGCCTCGCACAAGCACTGGACGACGGCGACGGCCACGCCTACTACCATCTGGGCGACGTGGACGCCGCGTTGAGTCGCGCGGCTCGCACCATCAGCGCCGAGTATCGCGCGCCGTATCTGGCGCACGGCGCGGTCGAGCCGCCCAACTGCACTGTGCAGGTCACGGACGGCTCGGCCACGGTCTGGGTCTCCACGCAAGTGCCCGCGCTCGCCCGGCATCACGTGGCAAAAGTGCTGGACATCGAGCCCGACAAGGTCGACGTGCAAATGCTTCTATTGGGCGGCGCATTCGGGCGGCGTCTGGAACTCGATTTCATCGCCCAAGCCGCGGCGATTGCGCGCCAAGGCGGCGGCCGTCCGGTGCAAACCCTCTGGTCGCGCGCGGAGGACTTCACTCACGATTTCTATCGTCCGGCATGCGTGTCGCGCCTCAAAGCCGGTATCGACAACAACGGCAAACTGCTGGCGTGGCAAGCCACGTCGGCAAGTCAGGCGATCGTGCCGGAATCCCTCGCGCGCTATTACGGCGTGCCGCGCATTCCGATCGACAAGACGACCTGCGAAGGCGCCTTCGATCAGCCCTACGAATGGCCCGCAGCGCGCGTGGCGCACAAGATTGTCGACCTGCCGGTGCCGGTCGGATTCTGGCGCTCCGTGGGCCATTCACATCAGGCGTTCTTCACCGAGGGCTTCACCGACGAACTTGCCGCGGCCACCGGCCAGGACCCGATTGCGTTTCGCGCGGCGCTGCTCGCGCAGCATCCGCGGCATCTGGCGGTGTTAAAGCGTGCGGCGGTTTTATCGGACTGGGGACACCCGTTGACGCATGCCGCCGACGGCGCGCGCCGCGCGCGCGGCGTGGCGTTGCACGAGGCGTTCGGCAGTGTGGTCGCGCAGGTCGTGGAAGTGTCGATCGGGCCGGATAAGCGGATTCGCGTGCATCGGGTGGTCTGCGTGATCGATTGCGGTATGCCGGTGAATCCGAATCTGATTCGTCAGCAGATGGAGAGCGCGATCGTGTTCGGTCTCTCCACCGCGTTGCAGGATGAAATCACGCTCATCAACGGTCAGGTGCAGCAGAAGAACTTCAGGGATTTCCCGGTCGTGCGAATCAACGATTGCCCGGCAATCGACACGGACATCATGCCGAGCCAGATGCATCCGCAAGGCGTGGGTGAACCGGGCGTGCCACCGGTCGCACCGGCGGTGGCGAATGCCGTGTTTGCATTGACGGGCCAGCGCTTGCGCTCACTGCCGTTGAGGCTTGCGTGA